From a region of the Borreliella afzelii genome:
- a CDS encoding guanosine monophosphate reductase, whose protein sequence is MTNKIIKEALTFDDVSLIPRKSSILPSEVSLKTQLTKNISLNIPFLSSAMDTVTESQMAIAIAKEGGIGIIHKNMSIEAQKKEIEKVKTYKAQKTINTNKVTNEQETKMLTKQYLEEPEIHKNTEHKEDFSNACKDLNSKLRVGAAISIDIDTIERVEELVKAHVDLIVIDSAHGHSTRIIELVKTIKNKYPNLDLIAGNIVTKEAALDLINAGADCLKVGIGPGSICTTRIVAGVGVPQITAICDVYEVCKNTNICIIADGGIRFSGDVVKAIAAGADSVMIGNLFAGAKESPSEEIIYNGKKFKSYVGMGSISAMKRGSKSRYFQLENNEPKKLVPEGIEGMVPYSGELKDILNQLKGGLMSGMGYLGAITISDLKINSKFVKISHSSLKESHPHDVFKMP, encoded by the coding sequence ATGACAAACAAGATAATAAAAGAAGCTTTGACTTTTGATGATGTGTCTTTAATTCCAAGAAAATCTTCTATATTACCTAGTGAGGTTAGCTTAAAAACACAGTTGACAAAAAACATATCCTTAAATATACCATTTTTAAGCTCAGCTATGGATACTGTTACAGAAAGCCAAATGGCAATAGCTATTGCTAAAGAAGGCGGAATAGGGATTATACATAAAAATATGTCAATAGAGGCTCAAAAAAAAGAAATTGAGAAAGTAAAAACATATAAAGCCCAAAAAACCATCAACACTAATAAGGTTACAAACGAACAAGAAACCAAAATGCTTACAAAGCAATATTTAGAAGAACCCGAAATACATAAAAATACAGAACACAAAGAAGATTTTTCTAATGCATGTAAAGATTTAAATAGCAAGCTAAGAGTAGGAGCTGCTATTTCTATTGATATTGATACCATAGAACGAGTTGAAGAACTTGTAAAAGCACATGTAGATCTGATTGTCATAGACTCTGCCCACGGGCATTCTACAAGAATAATAGAACTTGTAAAAACAATTAAAAACAAGTACCCAAATTTAGACCTTATTGCTGGCAATATAGTAACTAAAGAAGCCGCATTAGATTTAATCAATGCAGGAGCAGACTGTTTAAAAGTAGGAATAGGTCCAGGTAGTATATGCACAACAAGAATCGTTGCAGGGGTTGGCGTTCCCCAAATAACAGCAATCTGCGACGTTTATGAAGTTTGCAAAAACACAAATATTTGCATTATAGCAGATGGTGGAATCCGGTTTTCAGGAGATGTAGTTAAAGCCATTGCAGCAGGAGCTGATAGTGTAATGATAGGAAATCTCTTTGCAGGCGCGAAAGAATCTCCTTCAGAGGAAATAATTTACAATGGAAAGAAATTCAAATCTTACGTTGGAATGGGTTCTATTTCCGCTATGAAAAGGGGCTCTAAATCAAGATATTTTCAACTCGAGAACAACGAGCCTAAAAAATTAGTCCCTGAAGGAATTGAAGGTATGGTACCGTATTCTGGAGAATTAAAAGATATTTTGAACCAACTAAAAGGTGGATTAATGTCTGGAATGGGTTATTTAGGAGCAATCACAATATCTGATTTAAAAATAAATTCTAAGTTTGTAAAAATAAGCCATTCTTCATTAAAAGAATCGCATCCACACGATGTTTTTAAAATGCCATAA
- a CDS encoding peptide ABC transporter substrate-binding protein yields MKVLIKKLKAVLFFNVILFISCVKENDGHKLVFKLNIGSEPATLDAQLINDTFGSKIVSQMFLGILDGDPRTGGYRPGLAKSWDLSNEGLVYTFYLRDNLVWSDGVAITAEGIRKSYLRILDKETSSSLVNIIKSTIKNAEEYFDGKVNESDLGIKALDEKTLEITLKSPKPYFLDMLVHQTFVPVPVHVIEKHGQEWTNPENMVVSGPFKLKSRVLNEKIILEKNNKYYKSKDVVLDNIIFFITDNSITAYNMYLNDELDAIFNNIPPDLLKDLKLRDDYYSIGTNSTYFYSLNTKVKPLDNVEVRKALSLAIDRKTLTESVLNDSSIPTRRATPDYIDYSYKSNLSLFDVEMAKKLLVDAGYPNGKNFPLLKVKYNTSDRQRKIAEFIQNQWKKNLNINVQLENEEWSTYINSRVNGNYEIIRAGWSGDYADPMTFLSIFKTENTAFSSYGYSNSEYDKLLIKSDHESNIFERQEILKKAEAIIIERDFPGIFINIISSSYLFRNDRWKGWEPNISERFNLSEIKPIK; encoded by the coding sequence ATGAAAGTATTGATAAAAAAGTTAAAAGCCGTATTATTTTTCAATGTAATCTTATTTATTTCTTGTGTTAAGGAAAATGATGGGCACAAATTAGTATTTAAGTTAAATATTGGAAGTGAACCTGCTACTTTAGATGCTCAATTAATAAACGATACATTTGGATCAAAGATTGTAAGTCAAATGTTCCTTGGTATTTTAGATGGAGATCCCAGAACTGGGGGATATAGGCCTGGACTTGCTAAAAGTTGGGATCTTTCTAATGAAGGACTAGTTTATACATTTTATTTAAGAGATAATCTTGTTTGGAGCGATGGAGTTGCTATTACTGCTGAAGGAATAAGAAAATCATATCTTAGAATTTTAGATAAAGAAACCAGCTCGTCTCTTGTTAACATTATTAAGTCTACTATAAAAAATGCAGAAGAGTATTTTGATGGTAAAGTGAATGAGTCTGATCTTGGAATTAAGGCTCTTGATGAGAAAACTTTAGAAATAACGTTAAAATCACCAAAGCCATATTTTCTTGATATGTTAGTACATCAAACGTTTGTTCCTGTACCAGTTCACGTTATTGAAAAGCATGGGCAAGAGTGGACAAATCCTGAGAATATGGTTGTTAGTGGCCCTTTCAAATTAAAATCTAGAGTTTTAAATGAAAAAATTATTCTTGAAAAGAATAATAAATATTATAAATCTAAAGATGTTGTTCTTGACAATATTATATTTTTTATCACAGACAATAGCATTACAGCTTATAATATGTATTTAAATGATGAACTAGATGCAATTTTTAACAATATTCCACCCGATTTACTTAAGGATCTTAAGCTTAGAGATGATTATTATTCAATAGGCACTAATTCAACCTATTTTTATTCTTTGAATACCAAAGTAAAACCGCTTGACAATGTTGAAGTTAGAAAGGCGCTATCTCTTGCCATTGATAGGAAAACTTTAACAGAGAGCGTTCTGAATGATAGTTCTATTCCTACAAGAAGAGCAACGCCAGATTATATTGATTACTCTTACAAAAGCAATTTAAGCTTATTTGATGTTGAAATGGCAAAGAAGCTTTTAGTGGATGCGGGATATCCTAATGGTAAAAATTTTCCTTTATTGAAAGTAAAGTATAATACAAGTGATAGGCAGAGAAAAATTGCTGAATTTATTCAAAATCAGTGGAAGAAAAATTTAAATATTAATGTCCAGCTTGAGAATGAAGAGTGGTCAACATATATAAATAGTCGAGTAAATGGTAATTATGAAATAATAAGGGCAGGGTGGTCAGGTGATTATGCTGATCCTATGACATTTTTAAGCATCTTTAAAACCGAAAACACAGCTTTTTCATCTTATGGATATTCAAATTCCGAATATGATAAACTTTTAATAAAGTCAGATCATGAAAGTAATATTTTTGAAAGACAAGAAATTCTAAAAAAAGCAGAAGCAATAATAATTGAAAGAGATTTTCCGGGTATATTTATTAATATAATTTCTTCTAGTTATCTTTTTAGGAACGACAGGTGGAAAGGTTGGGAGCCAAATATTTCGGAAAGATTTAATTTATCTGAAATAAAGCCAATTAAATAA
- the guaA gene encoding glutamine-hydrolyzing GMP synthase — MNARAILILDFGSQYSQLIARRIREIGVYTKVIPYCTPLKEIENMNIAGIILSGGPASVYSKDAPTLNMEIFNLKIPVLGICYGMQLIVKLFGGLVSKDCKQEYGSSELFLKNEKSLLFSELPNKFQIIMSHGDSIEKIPNNFKQLAFTKNCIASISDETQKIYGLQFHPEVTHSEFGDQILKNFVFKICQAQTNWSLEGNIETIVEKIKLKVGSKKVILGLSGGTDSLVCALLIKKAIKGNLICVFVNTGLLRKNEDKKILELKQQYDLNIQYINASEKFLNHLKNISDPEEKRKIIGKEFVNVFEKITLGDQNIEYLAQGTIYSDVIESKSKNNASSKIKSHHNVGGLPDKMSLKLLEPLNEFFKDEIIQIGINLGIKKEDLYRHPFPGPGLAIRIIGEITQEKINILQEADNILIEELFINDLYYEIRQAFVVLLPVKSVGVMGDQRTYEYTAVIRCVNTQDFMTAEWTELPYNFLKKVSSRIINEVRGINRVCYDISSKPPSTIEWE, encoded by the coding sequence ATGAATGCTCGTGCAATACTTATATTAGATTTTGGATCCCAATATAGTCAGCTAATTGCAAGAAGAATTAGAGAAATTGGCGTTTATACAAAAGTAATACCTTACTGTACCCCTTTAAAAGAAATTGAAAATATGAACATTGCAGGAATAATACTAAGTGGAGGGCCCGCCTCTGTTTACTCAAAAGATGCCCCTACCTTGAATATGGAAATTTTTAATTTAAAAATACCCGTTTTAGGTATATGTTATGGAATGCAATTAATTGTTAAATTATTTGGAGGCCTAGTATCTAAAGACTGTAAACAAGAATATGGAAGTTCCGAGCTCTTTTTAAAAAATGAAAAATCTCTTTTATTTTCAGAACTTCCAAACAAATTTCAAATTATTATGAGTCATGGAGATAGTATTGAAAAGATTCCCAACAATTTTAAACAGTTAGCTTTTACAAAAAATTGTATTGCTTCTATATCAGATGAAACTCAAAAAATTTATGGTCTACAATTTCATCCAGAAGTAACTCATTCTGAATTTGGTGATCAAATACTTAAAAATTTTGTTTTTAAAATTTGCCAAGCTCAAACCAATTGGTCATTAGAAGGTAATATAGAAACCATTGTGGAAAAAATTAAGCTTAAAGTAGGCAGCAAAAAGGTTATTTTGGGGCTTTCTGGTGGCACAGACTCTTTAGTCTGTGCATTACTTATAAAAAAGGCAATAAAAGGAAATTTAATCTGTGTTTTTGTAAACACTGGTTTATTGCGTAAAAATGAAGATAAAAAAATACTAGAATTAAAGCAGCAATATGATTTAAATATACAATACATTAATGCTTCTGAAAAATTCTTGAACCATTTAAAAAATATAAGTGATCCTGAGGAAAAAAGAAAAATAATAGGAAAAGAATTTGTAAATGTTTTTGAAAAAATTACTCTAGGAGATCAAAATATAGAATATTTAGCCCAAGGAACAATTTATTCTGACGTCATTGAATCTAAATCAAAAAATAACGCTTCTTCAAAAATTAAATCTCATCACAATGTGGGGGGACTTCCAGATAAGATGAGTTTAAAACTTTTAGAACCTTTGAATGAATTTTTTAAAGATGAAATAATTCAAATAGGAATAAATCTAGGTATTAAAAAAGAAGATCTATATAGACACCCATTTCCGGGTCCAGGACTAGCTATAAGAATAATTGGAGAAATAACACAAGAGAAGATAAATATCTTGCAAGAAGCAGACAATATCCTCATAGAAGAGCTTTTTATAAATGATTTATATTATGAAATAAGACAAGCATTTGTTGTATTGCTGCCTGTTAAATCTGTGGGCGTAATGGGGGATCAAAGAACATATGAATACACAGCTGTCATTAGATGTGTAAATACTCAAGACTTCATGACTGCAGAATGGACTGAGCTTCCTTATAATTTTTTAAAAAAAGTTTCTTCAAGAATAATTAATGAAGTTAGAGGTATAAACAGGGTTTGCTATGATATATCTTCCAAGCCTCCATCAACCATAGAATGGGAATAA
- a CDS encoding Vsp/OspC family lipoprotein codes for MKKNTLSAILMTLFLFISCNNSGKGGDIASTNPDESAKGPNLTEISKKITDSNAVVLAVKEVEALLSSIDELAKTIGKKIEANGLGNEADKNGSLLAGAYAISTLIKQKLDGLKGLEGLNKEIAEAKKCSEAFTKKLQDSNADLGKHNATDADSKEAILKTNGTKTKGAKELEELFKSVESLSKAAKEALSNSVKELTSPVVAESPKKP; via the coding sequence ATGAAAAAGAATACATTAAGTGCGATATTAATGACTTTATTTTTATTTATATCTTGTAATAATTCAGGGAAAGGTGGGGATATTGCATCTACTAATCCTGATGAGTCTGCGAAAGGACCTAATCTTACAGAAATAAGCAAAAAAATTACAGATTCCAATGCAGTTGTACTAGCTGTGAAAGAAGTTGAGGCTTTGCTTTCATCTATAGATGAACTTGCTAAAACTATTGGTAAAAAAATAGAGGCAAATGGTTTGGGTAACGAAGCGGATAAAAACGGATCATTATTAGCAGGAGCCTATGCAATATCAACCCTAATAAAACAAAAATTAGATGGATTGAAAGGTCTAGAAGGATTAAATAAAGAAATTGCGGAGGCCAAGAAATGTTCCGAAGCATTTACTAAAAAGCTACAAGATAGTAACGCAGATCTTGGAAAACATAATGCTACTGATGCTGATTCAAAAGAAGCAATTTTGAAAACAAATGGGACTAAAACTAAGGGTGCTAAAGAACTTGAAGAGTTGTTTAAATCAGTAGAAAGCTTGTCAAAAGCAGCTAAAGAAGCATTAAGTAATTCAGTTAAAGAGCTTACAAGCCCTGTTGTAGCAGAAAGTCCAAAAAAACCTTAA